The Macrobrachium nipponense isolate FS-2020 chromosome 46, ASM1510439v2, whole genome shotgun sequence genome has a segment encoding these proteins:
- the LOC135214545 gene encoding uncharacterized protein LOC135214545 has protein sequence MKRIMKMPSHIRLIVLLSIVSVHILGDAVCPSRLYQILFNGGQKLAAPYVQFNTTNAIHCSSTCNANPSCWIYTWDTETKECGLLQSLSWPVTTVAAPPSLRTHYIKGMNGKVLDRTSIKGYWSIVKTECEGIGGRLHMPPDSTYSRLIHYLLGEEKLWVGMSRKPTDDMYTWFDMDGNPAVTKMEWRPKNPNNAGGDQFYMATWNGTMNDDGTIYIYYGLCDVPRCVNWLC, from the exons ATGAAGAGGATCATGAAGATGCCATCGCACATACGGCTGATTGTGCTGCTGTCCATTGTGTCTGTTCACATCCTGGGAGACGCAGTCTGTCCGTCTCGTCTCTACCAGATCCTCTTCAATGGAGGACAGAAACTTGCCGCTCCATATGTGCAGTTCAACACCACTAACGCAATACA TTGTTCATCCACCTGCAACGCAAATCCAAGCTGTTGGATCTACACCTGGGACACAGAGACAAAAGAATGCGGCCTCCTGCAGAGTCTGTCTTGGCCAGTCACCACCGTAGCAGCTCCCCCTTCGTTACGCACCCACTACATCAAGGGTATGAATGGCAAGGTGCTAGACAGGACGAGTATTAAAGGTTACTGGTCTATCGTGAAGACAGAGTGTGAGGGGATTGGAGGACGTCTGCATATGCCCCCTGACAGCACCTATTCCCGATTAATACATTATCTGCTGGGCGAGGAGAAGCTCTGGGTAGGCATGAGTCGCAAACCGACGGATGATATGTACACTTGGTTTGACATGGATGGAAATCCCGCCGTGACAAAGATGGAATGGAGGCCAAAGAACCCTAATAATGCCGGTGGTGATCAATTTTACATGGCCACTTGGAATGGTACAATGAATGATGACGGCACCATTTATATTTATTACGGCCTTTGCGATGTTCCACGATGTGTTAACTGGCTGTGCTGA